A genomic stretch from Acidobacteriota bacterium includes:
- a CDS encoding response regulator transcription factor yields the protein MPSSSTDKKIRVFLADDHALVRQGFRRLLEDDPRIMVVGEANTGLSAIDQCGKIKPDVVVMDLLMPEIGGLEATAEILKANPETKILILSMYSNPAYVRKAIEAGAKGYILKDAIEVDLAQAVVVLSQGGAYMSPAISNLVLEGLKTGTMQEERADPYDRLTLREKEVLQLIAQGKSNKEIATLLDISINTVAVHRARLMETLGLHRTAELVLYAVKKGIVQPQ from the coding sequence ATGCCGTCCTCTTCCACTGACAAAAAAATCAGGGTTTTCCTGGCTGATGACCACGCGCTGGTCCGTCAGGGCTTCCGCCGTTTGCTGGAAGACGATCCCCGTATTATGGTGGTGGGTGAAGCCAATACAGGGCTTTCCGCTATTGACCAATGCGGAAAGATCAAGCCTGACGTTGTGGTCATGGACCTATTGATGCCGGAAATCGGAGGGCTTGAGGCCACGGCGGAAATCCTGAAAGCCAACCCCGAAACCAAAATACTGATCCTCAGCATGTATTCCAATCCGGCTTATGTTCGCAAGGCCATCGAAGCGGGCGCCAAGGGCTATATTCTGAAGGACGCGATTGAGGTGGACCTGGCCCAGGCCGTGGTGGTGCTTTCTCAGGGCGGCGCCTACATGAGCCCGGCGATTTCAAACCTGGTGCTCGAGGGACTGAAGACAGGAACAATGCAGGAAGAGAGGGCGGACCCTTATGACCGCCTGACGCTGAGAGAGAAAGAAGTCCTGCAGCTCATCGCCCAGGGAAAATCCAATAAGGAAATCGCCACGCTTCTGGACATCAGCATCAATACGGTGGCCGTCCACCGTGCCCGGTTAATGGAAACGTTGGGTCTGCATCGCACGGCGGAACTGGTGCTTTACGCTGTGAAAAAGGGGATTGTCCAGCCGCAGTAG
- a CDS encoding ROK family transcriptional regulator has protein sequence MKSDFHLEASLFQLLEEVSRHPSIQPQALAAKLNLGRAAVRSQTRRLSRAGLVIPSGDRRGTSLNPDYGCLVGIDMGASHLHFALADFTGEIVADTKEKVRPEDGPRRTISQIKKGIHRLIPAGKRNTLRAVAMAVPSAVDPRTGLVLMANNLQGWKNINLKRELEKEFRLPVCIDNDANMAAIGEHWRGVARGLDNFVFIALGTGIGSGIFVNGHLYAGRTGAAGELQFLQVEWPRWNEDFGVTGYFESYASGQGIATLGRKLMKPRPGGRSAGLAETRDAYFVFDAFRRGNRQARKTLETIFTILGVGVANIVGVLDPDLIVLGGGISRGAPEFMLQTVARVAKRIQPNCPPIRISELGVQAQTCGAIYSSLMAACKAAVRKTR, from the coding sequence GGCCGGGCCGCCGTCAGGAGTCAAACGAGGAGGCTGAGCAGGGCCGGGCTTGTCATCCCTTCCGGCGACCGCCGCGGCACCAGCCTGAATCCTGATTACGGCTGCCTGGTGGGTATCGACATGGGGGCCAGCCACCTCCATTTTGCGCTGGCTGACTTTACGGGCGAGATCGTGGCCGATACCAAGGAAAAGGTCAGGCCGGAAGATGGGCCCCGAAGAACTATCAGCCAGATTAAGAAAGGCATTCACCGGCTTATTCCTGCGGGAAAGCGCAACACTCTTCGCGCCGTCGCGATGGCAGTGCCCAGCGCTGTCGATCCACGCACGGGCCTGGTGCTGATGGCCAACAATCTTCAGGGCTGGAAGAACATCAATCTGAAGCGCGAATTGGAGAAGGAATTCCGCCTGCCCGTCTGCATTGATAATGACGCCAACATGGCCGCCATCGGCGAACACTGGCGCGGCGTCGCCCGCGGCCTTGACAACTTTGTATTCATTGCTCTCGGGACCGGCATCGGGTCCGGGATATTTGTAAACGGGCATCTCTATGCCGGGCGGACGGGCGCGGCTGGCGAGTTGCAGTTTCTGCAAGTCGAGTGGCCACGCTGGAATGAAGATTTCGGGGTCACCGGGTATTTTGAGAGCTATGCTTCGGGGCAAGGGATCGCAACCCTCGGCCGTAAGCTCATGAAACCGCGGCCAGGTGGACGGTCAGCGGGGCTCGCTGAAACGCGCGACGCCTACTTTGTTTTTGACGCTTTTCGCCGGGGCAATCGACAGGCTCGGAAGACGCTGGAAACCATCTTTACCATTCTGGGCGTTGGCGTCGCGAATATTGTGGGCGTGCTTGACCCGGACCTGATCGTGCTGGGCGGCGGCATCAGCCGGGGCGCTCCCGAGTTCATGCTCCAAACAGTCGCGCGCGTGGCAAAGAGGATCCAGCCCAACTGCCCGCCGATCCGCATCAGCGAACTGGGAGTCCAGGCGCAAACCTGCGGAGCAATCTATTCAAGCCTGATGGCCGCGTGCAAAGCTGCCGTCAGGAAGACAAGGTAA
- a CDS encoding CRTAC1 family protein, with the protein MNRRNLLKLLAGIGAVGGAGGLVYESARIREELVRLTNRTVPRHAFPNQLVDVTAQAGIIFNHNSGAFGEKYLPETLGSGCAFLDYDNDGWLDILLINGKDWPGHGSRRTTMKLYRNNRNGTFTDVTRQAGLDVEMYGIGVAVGDYDNDGFEDFYVTTYGQSRLFHNNGNGTFTDVTRAAHLSGYSSLSTSALWFDYDRDGHLDLLVANYVRWSPETDIFCSLDGTTKSYCTPEAYPGTTCWFFHNRGDGTFEDVTGKSGLHDSTSKSLGVTMIDYDLDGWPDVFIANDTQPNKLYHNNHDGTFKEVAVSAGVAFSEDGVARAGMGADAADYDNSGMPSLVVTNFSQQMVGLYRNEGHGFFIDEAPSNAVGQSTRMTLGFGCFFFDVDLDSMLDLLVANGHIDATINRVDASITYAEPPRLFHNEGHGKFRDISTLVGKSFDQPKVARGAAYGDFDNDGDLDVLMTTNNGPAYLYRNDGGENHSIRFFIRGVRSNRDGIGTNVRIWAPQGKRWLTVKSGSSYLSCSDPRVTFGLGRYRYIEKALLEWPSGEKQELGRLEAGRTYVVQEGKGVIDDIPFQGRS; encoded by the coding sequence ATGAATCGTCGGAATTTGCTTAAGCTGCTTGCCGGGATAGGGGCTGTGGGTGGGGCAGGCGGCCTGGTTTACGAATCAGCACGCATCAGGGAAGAACTGGTGCGCCTGACGAACAGAACGGTCCCAAGACACGCTTTTCCCAACCAGCTGGTTGATGTTACCGCGCAAGCCGGCATCATCTTCAATCACAATAGCGGCGCCTTCGGAGAGAAATATCTTCCGGAAACTCTGGGTTCCGGTTGCGCCTTTCTCGACTACGACAATGACGGCTGGCTGGACATCCTGCTGATCAACGGAAAAGACTGGCCGGGGCATGGCAGCCGCCGCACAACGATGAAGCTCTACCGAAACAATCGAAACGGCACCTTCACCGACGTCACCCGCCAGGCCGGCCTCGATGTTGAAATGTACGGCATCGGCGTGGCGGTGGGGGACTACGACAACGACGGATTTGAGGATTTTTACGTTACGACTTATGGCCAGAGCCGTCTTTTCCACAATAACGGTAACGGCACCTTTACGGACGTAACGCGCGCCGCGCATCTGAGTGGCTACTCGAGCCTGAGCACCTCGGCCTTATGGTTTGACTATGATCGCGACGGCCATCTGGACCTTCTGGTAGCCAATTACGTCAGATGGTCTCCGGAAACCGACATCTTCTGCAGCCTGGATGGAACAACCAAATCCTATTGCACGCCGGAAGCGTATCCGGGAACAACGTGCTGGTTTTTCCATAACCGCGGCGATGGAACGTTTGAGGACGTGACCGGCAAGTCCGGCCTGCATGATTCCACCTCCAAATCGCTCGGCGTCACGATGATTGATTACGATCTCGACGGCTGGCCCGATGTCTTTATCGCCAACGACACGCAACCCAACAAGCTTTATCACAATAATCACGATGGAACTTTTAAGGAGGTTGCAGTATCGGCGGGAGTCGCATTCAGCGAAGACGGCGTGGCCAGGGCCGGAATGGGCGCTGACGCTGCCGACTATGACAATTCCGGAATGCCCAGCCTGGTGGTCACCAACTTTTCGCAGCAGATGGTGGGACTCTACCGGAACGAGGGCCACGGCTTCTTCATTGACGAGGCGCCGTCAAACGCCGTGGGACAATCCACGCGGATGACGCTTGGCTTCGGCTGTTTCTTTTTTGATGTTGATCTCGACAGCATGCTTGACCTGCTGGTGGCCAACGGCCACATCGACGCCACCATCAACCGGGTTGACGCCAGTATTACCTATGCAGAGCCGCCGCGCTTGTTCCATAATGAGGGGCATGGCAAGTTCCGTGATATCAGCACGCTGGTAGGAAAATCGTTTGATCAGCCAAAAGTAGCCCGGGGCGCGGCTTACGGAGATTTTGACAACGACGGCGACCTGGACGTGCTCATGACGACGAATAACGGGCCGGCTTATCTATATCGCAACGATGGAGGGGAGAACCACAGCATCCGTTTTTTCATCCGGGGCGTCCGCTCAAACCGCGATGGAATTGGAACTAACGTTCGCATCTGGGCGCCCCAGGGAAAACGCTGGCTGACCGTAAAGAGCGGGTCCAGCTATCTCTCCTGCTCAGACCCAAGAGTCACTTTCGGGCTCGGTCGTTACCGGTATATCGAAAAAGCATTGCTCGAATGGCCCAGCGGGGAAAAGCAGGAACTTGGAAGGCTGGAAGCCGGCCGCACGTATGTGGTCCAGGAAGGTAAAGGCGTTATCGACGATATTCCTTTCCAGGGCCGTTCTTAA